TCAGCTCATCCTTGCGCTTTTCAAGCAGGTCGGCCGCCTTCAAGAATAAGAGGCGCTTTTGGGAGGGGGCAACGGCTGCCCAGTCTGGAAATGCGTCAGCTGCTGCGTTAACAGCCAACAGCGCATCCTGTTGGCTGCCGTTTGCCACCGTTGTCAATATCTCTCCCGTGTAGGGATTGAAATCATCAAACCAGCTACCGTCTGCAGAATCCTGCCACGTGCCGTTGATATACATCTGATAGCCGCTTCTCATGGCGATAGCATTTCCTTTAGCAGGCTGTTGAAAAACTACTACGGAGCCCGTCTACGGCGTTGCGCGGTGCTCGCTCCTTCTCCTAACTATGCGTTATGTCTCAGTCGCTGTGCGCCGTGCGCCTTGTAGCCGTGCTTCCTCATAACGTTTTTCAACAGCCTGTTAGACGGTTTTACGGGGTGCACTAAACTGTAGCATGGCCTCTGAAAGGCCTGGCGCTCAACAGATCCGGCTTACCATGTCAACCGGCCGGATGGTTCCGCCGGCAATCACCCTGGCAAAGATCCCTTCCTTCGGCATGACGCAATCCCCGGCCTGGTGGTAGATGGCGCAGCGGTTATGGCACTCCTTGCCGATCTGGGTCACCTCAAGAACGGTCTGGCCGACCTGCAGACGGCTGCCGATCGGCAGAGAAACCAGGTCAATACCGCTGGTGGTGATATTCTCGGCAAAATCACCGGTGGTGACATCCAGGCCTAAAGCTCGCATTTTATCGATACTTTCCTGGGCCAGCAGGCTGATCTGGCGATGCCACTCTCCGGCATGGGCATCACCGACAATGCCGTGGTTTTCCTGCACCAGCACGGATTCCGCGGGGGTCTTGCGCTGACCTTTAGCGGAACTTACACAGACAGCAATCACCTGAGCCATATATTCCTCCAATCAAAGCAAACTGGTCTACTGAGCTGCATCAAGCGGCCATGCCCTGCACAACCCGCTTTATAATGAATTCTGCAACCTGGGCCGGGTTGTTCAGGTCCAGGACCGGCACATCCAGCTGCAGCGGTTCATCGCTGGCCACTGCCAGCAGGGCCGGATCATGATATTCACCCCGGCAGATCAGCTTCGCCTCTCCCGCACGGCGGTGAAC
Above is a window of Trichlorobacter lovleyi SZ DNA encoding:
- a CDS encoding MOSC domain-containing protein, with product MAQVIAVCVSSAKGQRKTPAESVLVQENHGIVGDAHAGEWHRQISLLAQESIDKMRALGLDVTTGDFAENITTSGIDLVSLPIGSRLQVGQTVLEVTQIGKECHNRCAIYHQAGDCVMPKEGIFARVIAGGTIRPVDMVSRIC